One segment of Corallococcus silvisoli DNA contains the following:
- a CDS encoding metallophosphoesterase family protein encodes MRVAILADIHGNLPACEAVLDDITKSVAPDYIVAAGDLALRGAHPRETVELLFSRCHALIMGNTDAYLAGNYLGGAYRERDHWKTELLRWTRDQLGDALLQQLGQMPFSLRYTPRKGQDLFICHANPRNLEESLDPTLDDHAVRRFFTHLDAAACAFGHLHFPYRRRVGRMLIADVASAGIPRDGDLRPAYGVFTFTPKGWRVQIRRVRYPVRKATQALTARRVPGGPLLIHKLVEARYRHHNALMEAARRHSGLPPPGPVLRPPPGAAGSRPTLAAPFENGPPPEVDPSTLPTDMDGTVTGAAPLPLDALNDLDG; translated from the coding sequence ATGCGGGTCGCCATCCTCGCGGACATTCACGGGAACCTTCCGGCCTGCGAGGCCGTGCTGGACGACATCACCAAGTCGGTGGCGCCGGATTACATCGTCGCGGCCGGAGACCTGGCGCTGCGCGGCGCGCACCCGCGCGAGACGGTGGAGCTGCTCTTCAGCCGCTGCCACGCGCTCATCATGGGCAACACGGACGCGTACCTGGCCGGCAACTACCTGGGCGGCGCGTACCGCGAGCGGGACCACTGGAAGACGGAGCTCTTGCGCTGGACGCGCGACCAGCTGGGTGACGCGCTGTTGCAGCAGCTGGGACAGATGCCCTTCTCGCTGCGCTACACGCCGCGCAAGGGGCAGGACCTGTTCATCTGCCACGCGAACCCGCGCAACCTGGAAGAGTCCCTGGACCCCACGCTGGACGACCACGCGGTGCGCCGCTTCTTCACGCACCTGGACGCGGCGGCGTGCGCCTTCGGGCACCTGCACTTCCCCTACCGGCGGCGCGTGGGCCGGATGCTCATCGCGGACGTGGCCAGCGCCGGCATCCCGCGCGACGGGGACCTGCGCCCCGCCTACGGCGTCTTCACCTTCACCCCCAAGGGCTGGCGCGTGCAGATCCGCCGCGTGCGCTACCCGGTGCGCAAGGCCACGCAGGCCCTCACAGCGCGCCGCGTGCCTGGAGGGCCGCTGCTCATCCACAAGCTCGTGGAGGCGCGCTACCGGCACCACAACGCGTTGATGGAGGCCGCCCGGCGGCACTCGGGGCTGCCACCGCCGGGGCCCGTGCTGCGTCCTCCGCCCGGGGCCGCGGGCTCGCGGCCCACGCTCGCCGCGCCGTTCGAGAATGGGCCTCCCCCGGAGGTCGATCCGTCCACGCTGCCCACGGACATGGACGGCACGGTGACGGGCGCCGCTCCGCTGCCGCTCGACGCGCTCAACGACCTGGACGGGTGA